One window of Gloeothece citriformis PCC 7424 genomic DNA carries:
- a CDS encoding VapE domain-containing protein → MDEQHKKELKNSCISDSIISLNFSSLQGECPYSHLLYNLGREERRNDGRLKDKWLNSYAFLDKGGWWCGGGIDLATLNNSALINQCYGSELEWGCFKPNAPRRINGKPIKYEHPPHAQTEVFTLKIGEEDFIKIGQKIGEEESALEALKSDILNIGGGLPELQFWQWVLDNPLPVIITEGAKKSASVLSGGYICIGLPGITTGWRGDTQELIEPLKILCQTNREFIIAFDQDSRFTTRINVIRAIKKLGELLEAEGAMVSVMSWEVKWGKGIDDLIAKKGEEILDFVFSERLLLGEYLDSQQIQKLDAPSLLAFLQSHLGKSLAFNELTGRVELQGEPLDLGNDLRFWLIEEYNVDAPSAYLIDGLMYLAKKNSYHPVERYLKDCYKAGQFISIDNLSQRLLGTSNPLYDVFVKKWLIGAVARILEPGCQMDQALILKSEKQGTGKTNFFRKLGGQFFDGSFGSNLESRQSLMVLHRCWIQEWGEFERIVTKREAGEIKDFMTKLSDCFVKPYGREAVEYPRRFVFCGSTNEDDFLRDKTGSRRFLVIPISNQWMIPIDLLEKERDRIWATAVREYLESKKSGINAWVLSNEEYDQLEKSNQTFRDYDEWEGLISDWANNQHGQEKFTVTEILRKCFEVLDNAPDHKRQQMRVSRALKQLGWSKQKPVNGENGDKKYYWIKPLVNSEQSIVTSHESSEKPSEKPSEKPSEKPSEKPSEKPSEKPSEKPSEKPSEKPSEKPSEDEWFSYPIEKLQDKDIIELECQPGTYWRVEWANCIEAFISNEKRNATISYKAGFKVIQKAEELSVKGFER, encoded by the coding sequence ATGGACGAACAACACAAAAAAGAACTGAAAAATTCCTGTATTTCTGACTCAATTATATCATTAAATTTCTCCTCTTTACAAGGAGAATGCCCCTACTCTCACCTGCTTTATAATCTAGGAAGAGAAGAGAGAAGAAATGATGGAAGGCTAAAGGATAAATGGCTTAATTCTTATGCCTTTTTAGACAAAGGCGGTTGGTGGTGTGGGGGAGGGATAGACCTTGCCACTTTAAACAATTCTGCTTTGATTAATCAATGCTATGGCTCTGAATTAGAATGGGGATGCTTTAAGCCAAATGCTCCCAGAAGAATTAACGGTAAGCCCATTAAATATGAACATCCTCCCCACGCTCAAACCGAGGTTTTCACCCTAAAAATAGGGGAAGAAGATTTTATAAAAATAGGGCAAAAAATAGGGGAGGAGGAGTCTGCGTTAGAGGCTCTAAAATCAGATATTCTTAATATAGGGGGGGGACTGCCCGAGCTTCAATTCTGGCAATGGGTGCTTGATAATCCCCTGCCTGTCATTATTACAGAAGGGGCGAAAAAATCAGCATCGGTGTTAAGTGGAGGCTATATATGTATAGGTCTCCCTGGTATAACAACCGGCTGGCGTGGCGATACTCAAGAATTAATCGAACCGCTTAAAATCCTTTGTCAAACTAACAGAGAATTTATTATAGCTTTTGATCAAGATTCTAGGTTTACCACTCGGATAAATGTAATTAGAGCTATCAAGAAACTAGGGGAATTATTGGAGGCAGAAGGGGCAATGGTTTCTGTCATGTCCTGGGAGGTTAAATGGGGCAAGGGGATTGACGATTTGATAGCAAAAAAAGGGGAGGAGATATTAGATTTTGTTTTTTCCGAAAGACTTCTTTTGGGAGAATATCTCGACAGCCAACAGATACAAAAATTAGACGCTCCCTCATTGTTGGCTTTCCTTCAATCGCATCTAGGAAAATCTTTAGCTTTTAATGAGCTAACTGGAAGAGTTGAATTACAGGGAGAGCCATTAGATTTAGGTAACGATCTTAGGTTTTGGCTGATTGAAGAATATAACGTCGATGCCCCATCTGCCTATTTGATAGATGGGTTGATGTATTTAGCAAAGAAAAACTCTTACCACCCCGTAGAACGCTATCTAAAAGACTGCTACAAAGCCGGACAATTCATATCAATAGACAACCTTTCTCAAAGGCTTCTGGGAACGTCTAACCCACTTTATGATGTGTTTGTCAAAAAGTGGCTTATAGGGGCTGTAGCGAGGATCTTAGAGCCGGGATGTCAGATGGATCAGGCACTTATTCTTAAGAGCGAAAAACAAGGGACAGGCAAAACTAATTTTTTTAGAAAGCTAGGGGGTCAGTTTTTCGATGGCTCGTTTGGGTCTAATCTAGAGAGTCGTCAGTCTCTAATGGTTCTCCATCGTTGTTGGATTCAGGAGTGGGGGGAGTTTGAAAGGATCGTTACAAAGAGGGAAGCCGGCGAGATTAAAGATTTTATGACTAAACTCTCTGATTGCTTTGTTAAGCCATACGGACGGGAAGCGGTTGAGTATCCGCGCCGATTTGTGTTCTGCGGCTCAACTAATGAGGATGACTTTTTGAGAGACAAAACCGGCAGCCGTCGGTTTTTAGTTATACCCATCTCTAATCAGTGGATGATTCCAATTGATCTCTTGGAAAAGGAGCGCGATCGCATTTGGGCTACAGCAGTTAGAGAGTATCTGGAAAGCAAAAAATCAGGGATAAACGCCTGGGTATTGAGCAATGAGGAATATGATCAGTTAGAAAAATCTAATCAAACCTTTAGAGACTACGATGAATGGGAGGGGTTGATTAGCGATTGGGCTAACAATCAACATGGGCAAGAGAAATTCACCGTTACCGAGATTTTAAGGAAATGTTTTGAGGTTTTAGATAACGCCCCAGATCATAAACGTCAACAAATGCGGGTTAGCCGAGCATTGAAACAATTAGGGTGGAGTAAGCAAAAGCCTGTGAATGGAGAAAATGGGGATAAAAAGTATTATTGGATTAAGCCGCTAGTGAATAGTGAACAGTCAATAGTCACTAGTCATGAGTCCTCAGAGAAACCCTCAGAGAAACCCTCAGAGAAACCCTCAGAGAAACCCTCAGAGAAACCCTCAGAGAAACCCTCAGAGAAACCCTCAGAGAAACCCTCAGAGAAACCCTCAGAGAAACCCTCAGAGAAACCCTCGGAGGATGAATGGTTTAGTTATCCCATAGAAAAATTGCAGGATAAGGATATAATCGAGCTTGAATGTCAGCCCGGAACGTATTGGCGCGTAGAATGGGCTAATTGTATAGAGGCTTTCATCTCAAACGAAAAAAGGAACGCCACAATAAGCTACAAAGCGGGTTTTAAAGTTATCCAGAAAGCAGAAGAATTGTCAGTAAAAGGCTTTGAGCGATGA
- a CDS encoding tyrosine-type recombinase/integrase produces MKKITPINNNGNILIRFSYQGKRYAFAPIKEGKYLNSWDLKRADAVCTQIMIDIELNQFDCSLSRYKQTGDTILLDKNPELKDLWKKYTDYKKPMLAPSTLDVDFKRRVEANLNKMPSTNLNDALIIRDWLLNNVSLKQSKKILIQLNACCNWAKKLNIISENPFAGMATDIKVTKKDEEEYINPFTAEERDRILEAFKSNSAYSHYYRLTAFLFYTGCRPCEALPLTWRDVSKDSICFNKSYVEGKNRSRLKTQKQRTIKINSQISSIIGHHNHPNDQLVFPSKNGGYIIWGNFVNRIWKKVLESLTEIEYRNPYQCRHTFITLALQKNVGLTDLARHCGNSPKMILSHYAGITRDFVMPDL; encoded by the coding sequence ATGAAAAAAATCACTCCAATTAACAATAACGGGAATATTTTAATTAGATTTTCTTATCAAGGTAAGCGTTATGCTTTCGCACCCATTAAAGAGGGAAAATATCTTAATTCATGGGATTTAAAGAGGGCTGATGCTGTCTGCACTCAGATTATGATCGATATTGAATTAAATCAATTTGATTGCTCCCTTTCTCGTTACAAGCAAACAGGGGATACCATTTTATTGGACAAAAACCCAGAATTAAAAGATCTCTGGAAAAAGTACACAGACTATAAAAAGCCTATGTTAGCGCCTTCTACTTTGGACGTGGATTTTAAAAGGAGAGTAGAAGCTAATTTAAATAAGATGCCCTCAACAAATTTAAATGATGCCTTGATTATTCGTGATTGGCTGTTAAACAATGTCTCGTTAAAACAGTCAAAAAAGATATTAATTCAATTGAATGCGTGTTGTAATTGGGCTAAAAAATTAAATATCATCTCAGAAAATCCTTTTGCTGGAATGGCAACCGATATTAAAGTAACAAAAAAAGATGAGGAAGAGTACATCAATCCCTTTACAGCAGAAGAAAGAGATCGTATATTAGAGGCTTTTAAAAGCAACTCAGCATATAGTCATTATTATCGCTTAACGGCTTTTTTGTTTTATACTGGCTGTCGTCCCTGTGAGGCTTTGCCCTTAACATGGAGGGATGTATCGAAGGATTCAATTTGCTTTAATAAATCTTATGTGGAAGGAAAAAATAGATCGAGGCTCAAAACTCAAAAACAAAGAACAATAAAAATTAATTCTCAAATCAGTAGCATAATTGGTCATCATAATCATCCCAATGATCAGTTAGTTTTTCCTTCAAAAAATGGCGGATACATTATTTGGGGAAATTTTGTCAACCGTATTTGGAAAAAAGTATTAGAATCCCTTACAGAAATCGAGTACCGTAATCCCTATCAGTGCCGTCATACTTTCATTACGTTAGCCCTACAAAAAAATGTAGGGCTAACAGATCTAGCTCGTCATTGTGGGAATTCCCCAAAAATGATCCTCTCCCATTACGCCGGAATAACGAGAGATTTTGTTATGCCTGACCTCTAG
- a CDS encoding sterol desaturase family protein, whose amino-acid sequence MKNFSFWYYWCVFFGIILLRYLILAGGSHWLFYRILKKSILKRGVSLIPPLKDSIQRDIALSVLSAVVFAFGAVFILFSYRQGITLLYTQFKGYEFWYLGVSYLIVLILQDTYFYFTHRLFHHPLLFRWFHQSHHLSRQPTPWTSFAFDPIEALVQVLFLLIIIFIIPLHLMVLGLVLITMTVWAIFNHLGFKLSPSLTSYHWLGKWFIGPAHHLLHHRKYKLHYGLYFTFWDYLLHTNDPNYDLSLTSTPSTKTMD is encoded by the coding sequence TTGAAAAACTTTTCTTTTTGGTATTATTGGTGTGTTTTCTTCGGAATTATTTTGTTGAGATATCTAATTTTAGCGGGAGGTTCTCATTGGCTTTTTTACCGAATCTTAAAAAAATCTATCCTTAAGCGGGGCGTATCTTTGATCCCTCCCCTAAAAGATTCAATACAACGGGATATCGCTTTATCAGTTTTGTCGGCAGTGGTTTTTGCATTTGGGGCAGTCTTTATTCTTTTTAGTTATCGGCAAGGAATAACCTTGTTATATACTCAATTTAAGGGTTATGAATTCTGGTATTTAGGAGTTAGTTATCTAATCGTTTTAATCCTTCAAGATACTTATTTTTATTTTACTCATCGATTATTTCATCATCCTTTATTATTTCGGTGGTTTCATCAAAGTCATCACTTATCCAGACAGCCAACCCCTTGGACATCTTTCGCTTTTGATCCAATAGAAGCTTTAGTACAAGTCTTATTTTTACTCATTATCATCTTTATCATACCGCTTCATTTAATGGTCTTGGGATTAGTTCTGATAACGATGACAGTCTGGGCTATATTTAATCATCTTGGATTTAAATTATCTCCCTCTTTAACATCCTATCATTGGCTAGGAAAATGGTTTATCGGGCCGGCTCATCATTTGCTGCATCATCGTAAATATAAATTACACTACGGATTATATTTCACCTTTTGGGATTATTTACTTCATACAAACGACCCGAATTATGATCTCAGTTTAACATCTACTCCATCAACAAAAACGATGGATTGA
- a CDS encoding alpha-amylase family glycosyl hydrolase — protein MTDLIVHFKRPNGWQEKINIHYWDTSPNAIATNWPGVSMIEEENDWFIYRFEGVETANIIFNDGEGRQTGNLRRDGEGWFFIDNIWHNQNPERPLVPVITSLTGATTYLEPQRVILESSNPDDIIYYTTDGTLPTPNSLRYTEPIEVNTTTTIQALGMNSEGETGAITTLIYTIDPNADLERPEVIPSQPSGTYENPISVRFTIRDNRPAPVTAYYTTDGSEPSPGSSIYIEGDAFNGLVGPEIAIEDATSIRFYVVDAAGNETRETYSYNIGPVIQPRDFREETIYFVITTRFYDGDPSNNFFCRDRIKFNPTTGEAEDPHWRGDFKGLIQKLDYIRDLGFTAIWITPPIENRSGLDYHGYHGYDWTSIDPRLESPDATYQDLINEAHARGIKIIQDVVINHSSQYGIRGKVWIDHLPIKYYVPQGSQQGQINYGPYQGNLGNYAYPGREDNDNPLAPQWYQERVNSDPEGIEPLIDPLTGATVPSPGYNPNRFFGIDANTLDPEWYHQEGFMAGGDWESASLQTKHMAGDCIDLATERPNVKDYIINSICRYLDMGVDALRIDTVKHIERGNLLDYINAWKAYKPGLFVFGENLVKGTGWGDLFGDDNGPSFIRPWWYTRLGDDGRNPNSGGDSGFSVLDFSLFSTFRDNVSRGTYGGIGANLSRDWVYGDATTLVTFLQNHDVGPDNDFRFRFRGDQWMAAATYNMLWTIRGIPCLYFGEEIEFMKGAPQDIIGNDDTLDQTGRAYFGDHLDDETIGTTQSHPLYRHIKRLNLIRRSVPALQKAPMSYVNEWGSGMSFVRDYNNGESYAVVGLAIGGDQNITVGNIRNGTYRDAVTGNTIEVGNGVISFNVPGNSAGIYVLNGSGKIGEDGVYLR, from the coding sequence ATGACCGATTTGATTGTACACTTCAAAAGACCGAACGGATGGCAGGAGAAGATAAACATTCACTATTGGGACACTTCTCCGAATGCGATCGCTACTAATTGGCCAGGAGTGTCGATGATCGAGGAAGAGAACGACTGGTTTATTTATCGGTTTGAAGGGGTAGAAACGGCGAATATTATTTTTAACGATGGGGAGGGAAGACAAACCGGTAATTTAAGACGAGATGGGGAAGGATGGTTTTTTATCGATAACATCTGGCATAATCAAAACCCTGAACGTCCTTTAGTGCCGGTTATTACCTCTCTAACGGGTGCAACAACTTATCTAGAACCCCAAAGGGTTATTTTAGAAAGCAGCAACCCTGATGATATCATTTATTATACCACTGACGGAACTCTGCCAACCCCTAACTCTCTACGATATACTGAACCGATCGAAGTCAACACCACCACTACTATACAAGCATTGGGGATGAATTCAGAGGGAGAAACTGGGGCAATTACGACCCTGATCTATACTATAGATCCCAATGCAGATTTAGAACGACCGGAAGTGATCCCCTCTCAACCGTCTGGAACTTATGAAAACCCGATTTCTGTTCGGTTTACCATTCGAGATAATCGTCCGGCACCGGTTACTGCTTACTATACCACCGATGGCTCAGAACCGAGTCCAGGATCGAGCATTTATATCGAAGGAGATGCTTTTAATGGGTTAGTAGGGCCCGAAATTGCGATCGAAGATGCAACGAGTATTCGTTTTTATGTGGTTGATGCTGCCGGTAATGAAACCCGAGAGACTTATTCTTATAATATTGGGCCAGTCATACAACCGAGAGATTTTCGGGAAGAAACCATTTATTTTGTCATCACCACTCGCTTTTATGACGGTGATCCGAGTAATAACTTTTTCTGTCGAGACCGGATCAAATTTAATCCTACCACTGGCGAAGCAGAAGATCCCCACTGGCGAGGAGATTTTAAAGGACTGATTCAAAAACTCGACTATATTCGAGATTTAGGGTTTACTGCTATTTGGATTACTCCACCGATCGAAAACCGTAGCGGATTGGATTATCATGGCTATCATGGGTACGACTGGACAAGTATAGACCCCCGTTTAGAATCTCCCGATGCAACGTACCAAGATTTAATTAATGAAGCTCATGCTAGAGGGATTAAAATTATTCAAGATGTAGTGATTAACCATTCCTCTCAATACGGAATTCGCGGGAAAGTTTGGATCGATCATTTACCGATTAAATATTATGTTCCTCAAGGATCACAACAAGGACAGATTAATTATGGGCCCTATCAAGGCAATTTAGGGAACTATGCTTATCCTGGCCGGGAAGATAATGATAATCCTCTAGCACCCCAATGGTATCAAGAACGGGTAAACTCAGATCCAGAAGGGATAGAACCCTTGATCGATCCTTTAACCGGCGCGACTGTTCCAAGTCCGGGGTATAATCCTAACCGTTTCTTTGGCATTGATGCCAATACCCTCGATCCGGAATGGTATCATCAAGAGGGATTTATGGCCGGGGGAGACTGGGAAAGCGCCTCTCTTCAAACGAAACACATGGCCGGAGACTGTATTGATTTGGCCACTGAACGACCCAATGTGAAAGATTATATTATTAACTCCATCTGTCGTTATTTAGACATGGGAGTCGATGCGCTGCGAATTGATACGGTTAAACATATAGAACGGGGTAATCTCCTAGACTATATTAACGCCTGGAAAGCGTATAAACCCGGTTTATTCGTGTTTGGAGAAAACTTAGTTAAAGGAACCGGTTGGGGGGATCTATTTGGAGATGATAACGGGCCGTCATTTATTCGCCCTTGGTGGTACACTCGACTAGGGGATGATGGGAGAAACCCTAATTCTGGAGGTGATTCAGGATTTTCTGTGTTAGATTTTTCCTTATTTTCGACGTTTCGGGATAATGTCAGTCGAGGGACTTATGGGGGAATTGGTGCTAATTTAAGTAGAGATTGGGTGTATGGGGATGCAACTACCCTGGTTACTTTCTTACAAAATCATGATGTAGGGCCAGATAATGATTTTCGCTTCCGCTTCCGGGGAGATCAATGGATGGCGGCGGCGACCTATAATATGCTGTGGACAATACGAGGAATTCCCTGTCTCTATTTTGGGGAAGAAATTGAGTTTATGAAAGGCGCTCCTCAAGATATTATTGGCAATGATGATACCTTAGATCAAACCGGTAGGGCCTATTTTGGCGATCATCTTGATGATGAAACCATAGGAACGACCCAAAGTCATCCCCTTTATCGCCATATTAAACGACTCAATCTCATTCGTCGTAGTGTTCCTGCCCTGCAAAAAGCGCCCATGAGTTATGTTAATGAGTGGGGAAGTGGAATGAGTTTTGTGCGAGATTATAATAATGGCGAGAGTTATGCGGTGGTCGGTTTAGCTATTGGTGGGGATCAAAATATTACTGTAGGAAATATTCGCAATGGAACTTATCGAGATGCCGTAACTGGTAATACTATTGAAGTGGGAAATGGGGTAATTTCTTTTAATGTACCGGGAAATTCTGCCGGCATTTATGTTCTTAATGGTTCTGGGAAAATTGGCGAAGATGGAGTCTACCTAAGATAA
- the egtD gene encoding L-histidine N(alpha)-methyltransferase has translation MTILPKTGNSLTSSQTRLNIDYLLQGDLASTIDDGSDVIRGLTQPRKSLPPRYFYDDKGSQLFEQICDLPEYYPTRTEASILQNYGLEIAKKTGLCELVELGSGSSTKTRFLLDAYQAIGYHLRYLPIDVSGSILEDSAKQLLIDYPSLHIHGLVSTYELALQKLTPSPLSQRMICFLGSTLGNFNQEQCDLFLSNVTSALEEGDYFLLGIDLQKPVDIIEAAYNDSQGVTAEFNLNMLSHLNSRFGGNFELNLFKHRAFYNQDSHQIEMRLICQRSHQVYFKELELSINFTEGETILTEISRKFNLEQMGEYLKSKGLTPLQHWTDSKGWFGLMLCQL, from the coding sequence ATGACTATTTTGCCAAAGACTGGGAATTCTCTAACTTCTAGTCAAACCCGATTAAATATTGACTATCTTCTCCAAGGTGATCTTGCTTCAACGATAGATGATGGGAGTGATGTAATTCGAGGACTGACTCAACCGCGTAAATCTTTACCCCCTCGGTATTTTTATGATGATAAAGGGTCTCAATTATTTGAACAAATATGTGACTTACCTGAATATTACCCCACTCGTACAGAAGCCTCTATTTTACAAAATTATGGGCTTGAAATTGCCAAAAAGACAGGACTTTGTGAACTTGTTGAACTCGGTAGCGGAAGTTCGACAAAAACCCGTTTTTTGTTAGATGCTTATCAAGCGATCGGGTATCATTTGCGATATCTTCCCATTGATGTGAGTGGTAGTATTTTAGAAGATAGTGCTAAACAGTTATTAATCGATTATCCCTCCTTACATATTCATGGGTTAGTCAGTACCTACGAATTAGCTTTACAAAAATTAACCCCTTCTCCTCTATCCCAGAGAATGATCTGTTTTTTAGGCAGCACATTAGGGAATTTTAATCAAGAGCAATGTGATTTATTTTTATCTAATGTTACTTCTGCTTTAGAAGAAGGCGATTATTTTTTATTGGGTATTGATTTACAAAAACCGGTAGATATTATAGAAGCGGCTTATAATGATAGTCAGGGAGTAACCGCCGAATTTAACTTAAATATGCTCAGTCATTTAAATTCGCGTTTTGGGGGAAATTTTGAGCTAAATTTATTTAAACATCGAGCATTTTATAATCAGGATTCCCATCAGATTGAAATGCGCCTTATTTGTCAGCGATCGCATCAAGTTTATTTCAAAGAATTAGAGTTAAGTATTAATTTTACTGAAGGAGAAACCATCTTAACTGAAATTTCACGAAAATTTAATTTAGAACAGATGGGAGAGTATTTAAAAAGTAAAGGGTTAACACCGCTTCAACATTGGACTGACTCTAAAGGGTGGTTTGGTTTAATGTTGTGTCAGTTATAA
- the cydB gene encoding cytochrome d ubiquinol oxidase subunit II produces METLSYFLPQVWFGILALFLFLYVMLDGFDLGVGILSLTASDEERRGLLMTSLSNVWDANETWLVLMGGGLFGAFPLAYGTILNALYIPITMMLFGLIFRAVAFEFREQARRKFFWNFAFGAGSFTAALGQGFALGAVLKGIQVDDAGHFIGTTWDWLNLQSVLVALTLIQGYVLIGSTYLVWKTEGELQKTHVKTAKISAWTTLIGAILITITTPIFYVATRTRLFDKPFIYIFALIPILGILLITLLLKSLNKGEERTPFVWTILLFLLTFIGLALVVFPYIIPVKITIYEAAADPSALVFMLIFTGTLIPVMIFYNIYQYFVFRGKVSGESYGE; encoded by the coding sequence ATGGAAACACTATCTTATTTTTTACCTCAAGTTTGGTTTGGTATTTTAGCCCTATTTCTGTTTTTATATGTGATGTTAGATGGGTTTGATTTAGGGGTTGGGATTCTCTCTCTAACTGCCTCTGATGAAGAACGACGGGGTCTTTTAATGACTAGCTTAAGTAATGTTTGGGATGCGAATGAAACTTGGTTAGTCTTGATGGGGGGCGGCTTATTTGGGGCTTTTCCTTTGGCTTATGGGACAATTCTTAATGCTTTGTATATCCCCATTACTATGATGTTATTTGGCTTGATTTTTCGGGCAGTAGCGTTTGAATTTCGGGAACAAGCTAGACGAAAGTTTTTTTGGAATTTTGCCTTTGGGGCAGGAAGTTTTACCGCCGCTTTGGGTCAAGGTTTTGCCTTGGGTGCAGTGTTAAAAGGGATTCAAGTGGATGATGCCGGCCATTTTATTGGGACAACTTGGGATTGGTTAAATTTGCAATCGGTTTTAGTCGCTTTAACTTTAATTCAAGGGTATGTTTTAATTGGGTCTACTTATCTGGTTTGGAAAACTGAAGGAGAGTTACAAAAAACTCATGTTAAAACGGCTAAAATTTCTGCCTGGACTACTTTAATTGGGGCGATTTTAATTACGATTACAACGCCGATTTTTTATGTGGCTACTAGAACCCGACTCTTTGATAAACCGTTTATCTATATTTTTGCTCTCATTCCTATCCTGGGAATTCTTTTAATTACTTTACTGTTAAAAAGTTTGAATAAAGGAGAAGAAAGAACGCCTTTTGTTTGGACAATTTTACTGTTTTTATTGACTTTTATTGGATTAGCTTTAGTCGTTTTTCCTTATATTATTCCCGTCAAAATTACGATTTATGAAGCAGCAGCAGACCCAAGCGCCTTGGTGTTTATGCTAATTTTTACGGGGACGCTTATCCCGGTGATGATCTTTTATAATATCTATCAATATTTTGTCTTTCGCGGTAAGGTATCGGGTGAGTCTTATGGGGAATAA
- a CDS encoding cytochrome ubiquinol oxidase subunit I produces the protein MNLLSDTVSLSRMQFALTAIFHMLWPVLSTGLAIYLVIVEAIWLKTRNPDYYYHARFWSKLYVLNFGIGVATGIPMEFQFGTNWAPFSEAVGNFFGSIIGFEASWAFMLEAAFLGIMIFGWNRVNPIIHFIATILVATGANLSTFWILTANSWMQTPAGGELVNGIFIVRDYFEAIFNPFMAVSVTHMFLGTLETSLFVIGGISAWYIFNQRNPAFFAKAFKLVLIVAIIVAPLQIYVGHLSGEQVLYRQPTKLAAMESQWETIPAGQAADWSLIAWPNEKAEKNDWEITIPNGLGYILELKKELSAPVLGLKEFPPENRPSLIPLIYYSFRTMVGIGFFLAGLMGITVIQWLRGKLSQDTINQQKWLMAGWIFAAPLGYIAVESGWIVRCVGRQPWIVYNQIRTVDAASNLPPGDVLVSLIGFASVYTLLFFTALYFGSRIIRRGPRFDLPIPGEEKPAVDTSPAKFVPDERPVEAQQ, from the coding sequence ATGAATCTACTTTCAGATACAGTTAGCCTATCCAGGATGCAATTTGCTCTAACAGCCATATTTCATATGCTGTGGCCGGTTTTATCGACAGGTTTGGCGATTTATTTAGTCATTGTTGAGGCAATATGGTTAAAAACTCGCAATCCTGACTACTATTATCATGCGCGTTTTTGGTCAAAACTTTATGTGTTAAATTTCGGCATAGGGGTAGCCACAGGAATTCCGATGGAGTTTCAATTTGGCACAAATTGGGCCCCGTTTTCGGAAGCGGTGGGCAACTTTTTTGGCAGTATTATCGGGTTTGAGGCTTCCTGGGCATTTATGCTAGAAGCGGCTTTTTTAGGGATTATGATTTTTGGATGGAATCGAGTTAATCCTATCATTCATTTTATCGCCACTATTCTGGTAGCTACAGGGGCTAATTTATCCACTTTTTGGATTTTAACCGCTAATTCTTGGATGCAAACTCCGGCGGGTGGGGAGTTAGTTAACGGGATTTTTATTGTTAGGGATTATTTTGAAGCTATTTTTAATCCCTTTATGGCGGTAAGTGTGACTCATATGTTTTTAGGCACTTTAGAAACCTCTTTATTTGTAATTGGAGGAATTAGTGCTTGGTATATTTTTAATCAACGAAATCCCGCTTTTTTTGCTAAGGCATTTAAACTTGTTTTAATTGTGGCTATTATTGTTGCTCCTTTACAGATTTATGTAGGACATCTTAGCGGTGAACAGGTTTTATACAGACAACCGACAAAATTAGCGGCGATGGAATCTCAATGGGAAACCATACCGGCTGGACAAGCGGCGGATTGGAGTTTAATCGCTTGGCCAAATGAAAAAGCCGAAAAAAATGACTGGGAAATTACTATTCCTAATGGGTTGGGATACATTTTGGAATTGAAAAAAGAATTATCAGCCCCGGTACTAGGATTAAAAGAATTTCCTCCTGAAAATCGTCCCTCTCTCATTCCTTTGATTTATTATTCTTTTCGGACTATGGTGGGGATTGGTTTTTTCTTGGCGGGATTGATGGGAATTACTGTCATTCAATGGTTGAGAGGTAAACTTTCTCAAGATACGATTAATCAGCAAAAATGGTTAATGGCGGGTTGGATTTTTGCAGCACCTTTGGGTTATATTGCGGTTGAATCGGGTTGGATTGTTCGCTGTGTAGGGCGACAACCTTGGATTGTTTATAATCAAATTCGTACTGTTGATGCTGCCTCTAATTTACCGCCGGGTGATGTGTTAGTTTCTTTAATTGGTTTTGCTAGTGTTTACACTTTATTATTTTTTACCGCTTTATATTTTGGTAGTCGGATTATTCGTCGAGGCCCTCGATTTGATTTACCCATACCCGGAGAAGAAAAACCGGCGGTTGATACTTCACCAGCTAAATTTGTTCCTGATGAACGTCCTGTAGAAGCACAACAGTAA
- the petE gene encoding plastocyanin, with protein MLNIERLKTLPPKKLSKQLSFFLVSLMLIMASFLILIKPSLAETYKVLMGTDDKRLKFVPETVIIKSGDTVKWINNLNTPCNVVFDNPEVPQEIAEELSHKELVFAIGDTYESTFSDDIPSGEYTYSCQPNRGANMVGKIVVQ; from the coding sequence ATGTTAAACATTGAGCGACTCAAAACATTACCCCCCAAAAAACTCTCTAAGCAACTCAGTTTTTTCTTAGTTTCCTTAATGTTAATCATGGCTAGTTTCTTAATTTTAATTAAGCCTTCTTTAGCAGAAACTTACAAAGTTCTAATGGGAACAGATGATAAAAGACTGAAATTTGTGCCTGAAACAGTCATCATTAAGTCTGGGGATACTGTCAAATGGATTAATAATTTGAATACTCCTTGTAATGTGGTTTTTGATAACCCTGAAGTTCCTCAAGAAATCGCGGAAGAATTATCTCATAAAGAGTTAGTATTTGCCATAGGTGACACTTATGAATCTACATTTTCTGATGATATTCCCTCTGGAGAATACACTTATTCTTGTCAACCGAATCGAGGCGCGAATATGGTCGGAAAAATTGTTGTTCAATAG